A single region of the Biomaibacter acetigenes genome encodes:
- a CDS encoding helix-turn-helix domain-containing protein, translating into MPFKKINVNKEINKRIANDEELKADYIKSQLEYEVIKNLVSYRKRMNISQQQLAKRSGLTQQMISRIETVGHSPALRNFLKYVDSLGLELKIVKK; encoded by the coding sequence ATGCCCTTTAAAAAAATAAATGTTAACAAAGAAATAAATAAAAGAATAGCAAATGATGAAGAACTTAAAGCAGACTATATTAAATCCCAATTGGAATATGAAGTTATAAAGAATCTAGTTAGTTACAGAAAAAGAATGAATATATCTCAACAACAATTAGCTAAACGCTCCGGTCTAACACAACAGATGATATCAAGGATTGAGACTGTAGGTCATTCGCCTGCATTAAGAAACTTTTTAAAATATGTTGACAGTCTAGGACTGGAACTTAAAATCGTAAAAAAGTAA
- a CDS encoding type II toxin-antitoxin system RelE/ParE family toxin, whose product MNVHTYETAGGKDLILSYIDELPKKERAEWLTILQRLEKEGLKALYILDIRQLIGKLWEIKHKNNRIMFVVTDGNNIYLLHACKKQKGKAEKFEIGKAIRRLKELEKVTGRKLL is encoded by the coding sequence ATGAATGTACATACTTATGAAACTGCGGGAGGAAAAGACTTAATATTAAGTTATATAGATGAATTGCCAAAAAAGGAAAGGGCAGAATGGTTAACAATCTTACAAAGGCTTGAAAAAGAAGGTTTAAAGGCATTATATATCCTTGATATTAGGCAACTAATCGGTAAATTATGGGAAATTAAACACAAAAATAATCGTATTATGTTTGTAGTAACTGATGGGAATAATATATATCTGCTTCATGCTTGTAAAAAACAAAAAGGGAAAGCCGAAAAGTTTGAGATTGGTAAAGCTATAAGAAGATTGAAAGAACTTGAAAAGGTCACAGGCAGAAAATTATTATAA
- a CDS encoding DUF4351 domain-containing protein: MGQYDITIKHIFSNLADDIIQYFLKLKLKKIEELNLEFTIVEKRQSDMIFKCQTDTGDMPVHIEFQSGNDSKLPYRMLRYSIEIMEKYELPPYQIVIYMGKKEPRMQQKLTYEYEDTNRLDYRYKLIDLGEIKFEEIINTGYYDLYSLLPLVDRNRRQKQGEKYIKECADAILKMPMNINRKKDIAFYAGIFSGLMFNEQEVKKAFEEVVRMLNLEESSFYRLILEEGKKKGLTEGIKEGIKEGLKEGKADTAIRLLKKKFGTLSKEAEEKILKANKETLDKILDDIFTIEKLEDLNKY; the protein is encoded by the coding sequence TTGGGGCAATATGATATAACCATAAAACATATATTCTCCAATCTGGCAGATGATATAATACAATACTTCCTGAAGCTGAAACTAAAGAAAATAGAGGAACTCAACCTGGAATTCACTATAGTAGAAAAAAGACAAAGCGATATGATATTCAAATGCCAGACCGACACCGGAGACATGCCAGTACATATAGAATTTCAATCGGGCAATGACAGCAAACTGCCGTACAGGATGCTCAGATACTCCATAGAAATCATGGAAAAATACGAACTTCCCCCTTACCAGATAGTAATATATATGGGTAAAAAAGAACCCAGGATGCAGCAAAAACTAACATACGAATATGAAGATACAAACAGGCTGGATTACAGATATAAACTAATAGATCTTGGAGAAATAAAATTTGAGGAAATAATCAACACAGGATATTATGATTTATATTCACTCTTACCTCTGGTAGATAGAAATAGAAGACAAAAGCAAGGGGAAAAATATATAAAAGAATGCGCTGATGCAATACTAAAAATGCCGATGAACATAAACAGGAAAAAAGATATAGCATTTTATGCGGGCATTTTCTCGGGTTTGATGTTTAACGAACAAGAAGTAAAAAAAGCCTTTGAGGAGGTGGTAAGGATGCTGAACCTGGAAGAATCATCCTTCTACAGATTAATACTTGAAGAAGGCAAGAAAAAGGGCTTGACAGAAGGAATTAAAGAAGGAATTAAAGAAGGTCTAAAGGAGGGCAAGGCGGATACAGCAATAAGACTTTTGAAAAAGAAATTTGGGACATTATCAAAAGAGGCGGAAGAAAAGATACTTAAAGCAAATAAGGAAACACTGGACAAAATTCTTGATGATATATTTACAATAGAAAAACTTGAAGATTTGAATAAATACTAA